One genomic segment of Coffea arabica cultivar ET-39 chromosome 6e, Coffea Arabica ET-39 HiFi, whole genome shotgun sequence includes these proteins:
- the LOC113696413 gene encoding uncharacterized protein encodes MIPVIDMEDSIAIRGNARRSRRGQTITNFHHYRVEIFCEVVDLIIQEMNNRFSEVSTELLSCIACLDPKSSFSQFNVQKLLRLADLYPEDFSSNDYLYLESQLRNYIYNVQRDPQFSEVGDLGSLAQQMVKTGKNTVFPLVYRLIQLTLVLPVATASVERVFSAMNIVKTDLRNKMGDEWMNDCLVVYIEKDIFATIENEQILQRFQRMKTRRMQLPPLRYSSATTINTSSVNQ; translated from the exons atGATTCCCGTGATTGATATGGAAGACAGTATAGCAATCCGTGGCAATGCCAGGCGCAGTCGCAGAGGTCAAACCATCACTAATTTTCATCATTATCGCGTGGAAATTTTTTGTGAG GTTGTTGATTTAATTATACAAGAGATGAATAATCGTTTCTCGGAAGTTAGCACGGAATTGCTTAGTTGCATAGCATGTCTTGATCCAAAAAGTTCTTTCTCTCAATTCAATGTGCAGAAACTACTCCGTCTTGCTGATTTATATCCTGAAGACTTCTCAAGTAACGATTATTTATATCTTGAGTCTCAACTTcgaaattatatttataatgtGCAACGCGATCCTCAATTTTCAGAAGTTGGAGATTTGGGAAGTCTTGCTCAACAAATGGTTAAAACTGGTAAAAATACAGTTTTTCCATTGGTTTATCGTCTGATCCAGTTGACATTAGTTCTACCAGTTGCGACTGCTTCTGTTGAAAGAGTATTTTCTGCAATGAATATTGTCAAGACTGATTTGCGCAACAAAATGGGAGACGAGTGGATGAATGACTGTCTGGTTGTATACATCGAGAAGGATATTTTTGCAACAATTGAAAATGAGCAAATATTGCAGCGTTTTCAACGGATGAAGACTCGCAGAATGCAATTGCCTCCTCTTCGTTATTCGAGTGCAACAACTATCAATACTTCAAGTGTTAATCAATAA